One Granulicella sp. 5B5 DNA window includes the following coding sequences:
- a CDS encoding DUF6624 domain-containing protein, whose product MMVPGTGVAAGLQAASPAANTDWKAQIEARRQALIAKNGPGTDVAERDELLKMRGEDQRARGIGTQGKGAVQIATNLTAIDNALTEELKVLVKAKGWPTISQVGIEASNAAMLILTHTRDHAWQVGMLPELENLADEKKIDPSALALVIDKELVYEGKLQRYGTQFKQMADGSIAMYSVEDPGGLDRERAEVMLPPIDVYKGMLAGMYHLKVSNKIVMAVAQGK is encoded by the coding sequence ATGATGGTGCCGGGTACGGGTGTTGCTGCGGGGCTGCAGGCTGCGAGTCCGGCGGCGAACACGGACTGGAAGGCGCAGATTGAGGCGCGTCGGCAGGCGCTGATTGCGAAGAACGGGCCGGGGACCGATGTGGCCGAACGCGATGAGCTGCTGAAGATGCGCGGCGAAGACCAGAGGGCTCGGGGCATCGGCACACAGGGTAAGGGTGCGGTGCAGATTGCGACCAACCTGACGGCGATCGACAACGCGCTGACCGAAGAGCTGAAGGTGCTGGTGAAGGCGAAGGGCTGGCCGACGATCTCGCAGGTGGGCATCGAGGCGTCGAATGCGGCGATGTTGATCCTGACGCATACACGGGACCATGCGTGGCAGGTAGGCATGCTGCCGGAGCTGGAGAACCTGGCGGATGAGAAGAAGATCGACCCTTCGGCGCTGGCGCTGGTGATCGATAAGGAGCTGGTGTATGAGGGCAAGCTGCAGCGTTATGGAACGCAGTTCAAGCAGATGGCCGATGGGTCGATTGCGATGTACAGCGTGGAAGACCCAGGCGGGCTGGACCGCGAGCGCGCCGAGGTGATGCTGCCGCCGATCGATGTGTACAAAGGGATGCTGGCGGGGATGTATCACCTGAAGGTGTCGAACAAGATTGTGATGGCGGTGGCGCAGGGGAAGTGA
- a CDS encoding Rrf2 family transcriptional regulator: MLRLTKKADYGLMALKYLAEQASCPTTSQTITGAASAKAIADAYHIPPQLLAKILQTLAKAGILISHAGTNGGYALARPATEISAFEVIRAIDGPLFITSCITIHGTCDLAGTCTIKEPLRKVNDSITGLLAELHISDLIEHTDHAHDTALAGGLVNIAR; encoded by the coding sequence ATGCTGCGGCTCACCAAAAAAGCGGACTACGGCCTCATGGCCCTCAAGTACCTCGCCGAGCAGGCGAGCTGCCCCACTACGTCGCAGACCATCACCGGCGCTGCCTCGGCCAAGGCCATTGCGGACGCGTATCACATCCCTCCGCAGCTCCTCGCCAAGATCCTCCAGACGCTCGCCAAGGCCGGCATCCTCATCTCCCACGCCGGCACCAACGGCGGCTACGCCCTCGCACGCCCGGCCACCGAGATCTCAGCCTTTGAGGTCATCCGCGCCATTGACGGGCCTCTCTTCATCACCAGTTGCATCACCATTCACGGAACTTGCGACCTCGCAGGCACCTGCACCATCAAAGAGCCGTTGCGCAAGGTGAACGACAGCATCACCGGCCTGCTCGCTGAGCTTCACATCTCCGACCTCATCGAGCACACTGACCACGCTCACGACACAGCTCTCGCCGGCGGCCTGGTCAACATCGCCCGCTAA
- a CDS encoding Na+/H+ antiporter — translation MDIHTLEVLGLFLLISVVLFAGVAKRINVPYPILLVLAGLVISFVPRVPRIPLNPDLVFLLFLPPLLYASAWQTNWREFRRNLVSITMLATGLVGFTVLGIAFFADHFVTTLDFTSGFLLGAVVAATDAVAAGSIARTLGLSPRITGLLEGESLVNDATGLLALEFGITLLTSGHSLSIPEATFRLLWLIAGGLGVGLLLGHLMIFVERWITDGPLEMAASLIVPYVAYLAAEELRASGVLAVVACGLYLSRRSASYLSPAARLQILSAWGSLDFVLNGVVFLLIGLQLPYILAGIHQYSNWTLVLYGLTFSLVLIALRMAWVFPGAHISFWIRRRFSHQPAPIPETRSLFVIGWSGMRGVLSLAAAFSLPVTLSNGQPFRQRSLILFLTFSIILVTLVGQGLTLPPLIHRLGLAGNSELEDEMLAARYRVLSSAVEWLQQQRENASGDDIQNLDELLRRYQQRVADVTTYDRITRAAGQPDEATRASAIFFQKRVALLRHVASIERRTLLKLRDENAIGDEVMRTIERELDLTETRFDELT, via the coding sequence ATGGACATCCACACCCTAGAGGTCCTGGGTCTCTTCCTCCTCATCTCCGTCGTCCTCTTCGCGGGCGTGGCGAAGCGCATTAACGTCCCCTACCCCATCCTGCTCGTCCTCGCGGGCCTGGTCATCTCGTTTGTGCCACGCGTCCCACGCATCCCGCTTAATCCCGACCTCGTCTTTCTGCTCTTTCTTCCACCACTGCTCTACGCCTCCGCCTGGCAAACCAACTGGCGCGAGTTCCGCCGAAACCTCGTCTCCATTACGATGCTCGCCACCGGACTCGTCGGCTTCACCGTGCTCGGCATTGCCTTCTTCGCCGACCACTTCGTTACCACCCTCGACTTCACCAGCGGCTTCCTCCTCGGCGCCGTCGTCGCCGCAACCGACGCCGTCGCCGCCGGCTCCATCGCCCGCACCCTCGGCCTCTCCCCGCGCATCACCGGCCTCCTCGAAGGCGAATCCCTCGTCAACGACGCCACCGGCCTCCTCGCCCTCGAGTTCGGCATCACGCTCCTCACGAGCGGCCACTCGCTCTCCATCCCCGAGGCCACCTTCCGTCTCCTCTGGCTCATCGCCGGCGGCCTCGGCGTCGGCCTGCTCCTCGGCCATCTCATGATCTTCGTCGAGCGCTGGATCACCGACGGCCCCCTCGAAATGGCCGCCAGCCTCATCGTCCCCTACGTCGCCTATCTCGCGGCAGAGGAGCTCCGCGCCTCCGGCGTCCTCGCCGTCGTCGCCTGCGGCCTCTATCTCAGCCGCCGCAGCGCCTCGTATCTCTCGCCCGCCGCGCGCCTCCAGATCCTCAGCGCCTGGGGCTCACTCGACTTCGTCCTCAACGGCGTCGTCTTCCTGCTCATCGGCCTGCAACTGCCCTACATTCTCGCCGGCATCCACCAGTACAGCAACTGGACGCTCGTCCTCTACGGCCTCACCTTCAGCCTCGTTCTCATCGCGCTGCGCATGGCCTGGGTCTTCCCTGGCGCGCACATCTCGTTCTGGATTCGCCGCCGCTTCTCCCATCAGCCGGCGCCCATTCCAGAGACCCGCTCCCTCTTCGTCATCGGCTGGTCCGGCATGCGCGGAGTCCTCTCCCTCGCCGCCGCCTTCAGCCTCCCCGTCACGCTCTCCAACGGCCAGCCCTTCAGGCAGCGTAGCCTCATCCTCTTTCTCACCTTCAGCATCATCCTCGTCACGCTCGTCGGCCAGGGACTCACCCTGCCTCCGCTCATCCACCGTCTCGGCCTCGCAGGCAACTCTGAGCTCGAAGATGAGATGCTCGCCGCCCGCTACCGCGTGCTCTCTTCAGCCGTCGAATGGCTCCAGCAGCAACGCGAAAACGCCTCCGGAGACGATATCCAGAACCTCGACGAGCTACTCCGCCGTTACCAACAGCGTGTCGCGGACGTCACCACCTACGACCGCATCACTCGCGCCGCCGGACAGCCCGATGAGGCAACCCGCGCATCTGCCATATTCTTCCAGAAGCGCGTCGCACTTCTCCGCCACGTCGCCTCCATAGAGCGCCGCACACTGCTCAAGCTGCGCGACGAAAACGCCATCGGCGACGAAGTCATGCGCACCATCGAACGCGAACTCGACCTCACCGAAACCCGCTTCGACGAGCTCACCTAG
- a CDS encoding IscS subfamily cysteine desulfurase, which produces MAETLGINVTQSSKPLPEGVHLPIYMDNHATTPLDPRVLEAMMPYLTGIFGNAASRNHSFGWEAEQGVEKAREQIAKLIGASAKEIIFTSGATESTNLAIKGVAEMYKERGNHIITEVTEHKATLDTCKKLEKQGYRVTYLPVQADGLIDIEDLKRAMDDQTILVSIMYANNEIGVIQPVQEIGKLCHEKGVLFHCDAVQAVGKIPVNVITDNIDIMSISGHKIYGPKGVGALYVRRRNPRVQISEQINGGGHERGMRSGTLNVPGIVGLGAACEICMNEMEAEAAREKELRDYLKNKLENALDYTQVNGNMEHHLPGNLNMSFVYVEGESLLMGINDIAVSSGSACTSATLEPSYVLKALGLGDDIAHSSIRFGLGRFNTKAEVDYVSDKIITVVQHLRELSPLYEMVKEGIDLTKIEWAAH; this is translated from the coding sequence ATGGCAGAAACTCTCGGCATCAACGTCACCCAGTCCAGCAAGCCCCTTCCCGAGGGCGTCCATCTTCCCATCTACATGGACAACCACGCCACCACACCGCTCGACCCCCGCGTGCTCGAAGCCATGATGCCTTACCTCACCGGCATCTTCGGCAACGCCGCCAGCCGCAACCACTCCTTCGGCTGGGAAGCCGAGCAGGGCGTCGAGAAGGCCCGCGAGCAGATCGCCAAGCTCATCGGTGCCTCCGCCAAGGAGATCATCTTCACCTCCGGCGCCACCGAGTCCACCAACCTCGCCATCAAGGGCGTCGCGGAGATGTACAAGGAGCGCGGCAACCACATCATCACTGAGGTCACCGAGCACAAGGCCACGCTCGACACCTGCAAGAAGCTTGAAAAGCAGGGCTACCGCGTCACCTACCTCCCCGTACAGGCCGACGGCCTCATCGACATCGAAGACCTCAAGCGCGCCATGGACGACCAGACCATCCTCGTCAGCATCATGTACGCGAACAACGAGATCGGCGTCATCCAGCCCGTGCAGGAGATCGGCAAGCTCTGCCACGAGAAGGGTGTGCTCTTCCACTGCGACGCCGTCCAGGCCGTCGGCAAGATCCCTGTCAACGTCATCACCGACAACATCGACATCATGTCCATCAGCGGCCACAAGATCTACGGGCCTAAAGGTGTAGGTGCGTTGTATGTCCGCCGCCGTAATCCGCGCGTCCAGATCTCCGAGCAGATCAACGGCGGCGGCCACGAGCGCGGCATGCGCTCCGGCACGCTCAACGTCCCCGGCATCGTCGGCCTCGGCGCAGCCTGCGAGATCTGCATGAACGAGATGGAAGCCGAAGCCGCCCGCGAGAAGGAGCTCCGCGACTACCTCAAGAACAAGCTCGAAAATGCGCTCGACTACACCCAGGTCAACGGCAACATGGAGCACCACCTCCCCGGCAACCTGAACATGAGCTTCGTCTATGTCGAAGGCGAGAGTCTGCTGATGGGCATCAACGACATCGCGGTCAGCTCCGGCTCGGCCTGCACCTCGGCTACGCTCGAACCCAGCTACGTCCTCAAGGCCCTCGGCCTCGGCGACGACATTGCCCACAGCAGTATCCGCTTCGGCCTCGGCCGCTTCAACACCAAGGCGGAAGTCGACTACGTCTCCGACAAGATCATCACCGTAGTCCAGCACCTCCGCGAGCTCTCCCCGCTCTACGAGATGGTCAAAGAAGGCATTGACCTCACCAAGATCGAGTGGGCCGCCCACTAA
- the hscB gene encoding Fe-S protein assembly co-chaperone HscB produces the protein MSDTYFTQFGLPPHLHIDTAALEKSFYAQSRKLHPDRFAARPLEEQNAALAASSTLNDAYRTLRDPIARTEYLLTLEGIQLEEQSRAATDLAKSTGTQKKQVAPPDLLEEAFELNMALEELKMGGDDPYVRAQLETERTKFAAMLTDAHQQLESLWTQWDTAVDTNNAAAKDAAKQAMVALLNRRSYIRNLVRDVNAALEEFPEHLREP, from the coding sequence ATGAGCGATACCTACTTCACCCAATTCGGCCTCCCGCCCCACCTGCACATCGACACCGCTGCGCTCGAGAAGAGCTTCTACGCGCAGTCGCGCAAACTGCACCCCGACCGCTTCGCCGCGCGCCCCCTCGAAGAGCAGAACGCCGCCCTCGCCGCCAGCTCCACCCTCAACGACGCCTACCGCACTCTCCGCGACCCCATCGCCCGCACCGAGTACCTCCTCACCCTCGAAGGCATCCAGCTCGAAGAGCAGTCCCGCGCTGCCACCGATTTGGCCAAGTCCACCGGCACTCAGAAGAAGCAGGTAGCCCCACCCGACCTCCTCGAAGAGGCCTTCGAGCTCAACATGGCCCTCGAAGAGCTGAAGATGGGTGGCGACGACCCCTACGTCCGCGCCCAACTCGAAACCGAGCGCACCAAATTCGCCGCCATGCTCACCGACGCCCATCAGCAGCTCGAATCCCTCTGGACACAATGGGACACGGCAGTCGACACCAACAACGCAGCCGCAAAGGACGCCGCCAAACAAGCCATGGTCGCCCTCCTCAACCGCCGCAGCTACATCCGTAACCTCGTCCGCGACGTCAACGCCGCCCTCGAAGAGTTCCCCGAGCACCTTCGCGAACCATAG
- a CDS encoding CDP-alcohol phosphatidyltransferase family protein — MATLKQFGAAPNLLTMLRLFTLPFLVITILDGRWVLAFVLLWVAGISDGLDGLLARMLEQRTMLGQYLDPIADKLLLSTLFVVLTRVGLVPRYVTVLVFSRDLGILLISTLLFATNTLRDFRPSLLGKANTLVQILGVLTVMTCKVLPSARLMELKTMLLWAIAVLAPVSAAEYAWIVIRRVSMPAVQERT; from the coding sequence GTGGCTACCCTGAAACAATTTGGCGCGGCACCAAACCTGCTGACGATGTTGCGTCTGTTTACCCTGCCGTTCCTGGTGATTACGATCCTGGATGGGCGGTGGGTGCTGGCGTTTGTGCTGCTGTGGGTGGCGGGGATCAGCGATGGGCTGGATGGGCTGCTGGCGCGGATGCTGGAGCAGCGGACGATGCTGGGCCAGTATCTTGACCCGATTGCGGACAAGCTGCTGCTGAGCACGCTGTTTGTGGTGCTGACCCGCGTGGGCCTGGTGCCACGGTATGTGACGGTGCTGGTGTTCAGCCGCGACCTGGGGATTCTGCTGATTTCGACGCTGTTGTTTGCGACGAACACGCTGCGGGATTTTCGGCCGAGCCTGCTGGGGAAGGCGAATACGCTGGTGCAGATCCTGGGCGTGCTGACGGTGATGACGTGTAAGGTGCTGCCTAGTGCCCGGTTGATGGAGCTGAAGACGATGCTGCTATGGGCGATCGCGGTGCTGGCACCAGTGTCGGCCGCGGAGTATGCGTGGATCGTGATCCGGAGAGTGAGTATGCCAGCGGTGCAGGAACGGACGTAG
- the iscU gene encoding Fe-S cluster assembly scaffold IscU has translation MAYSDKVVDHYENPRNVGTLDKSSTEVGTGLVGAPECGDVMRLQIKVNPVTQVIEDAKFKTFGCGSAIASSSLATEWVKGKTVAEALTISNTDIVKELALPPVKIHCSVLAEDAIRAAIGDWKTKNGVADEAAVAVAAH, from the coding sequence ATGGCATACAGCGATAAGGTAGTCGATCACTACGAGAACCCCCGCAACGTCGGCACGCTCGACAAGAGCTCGACCGAAGTAGGCACCGGCCTCGTCGGCGCTCCTGAGTGCGGCGACGTCATGCGCCTTCAGATCAAGGTCAACCCCGTCACCCAGGTCATCGAGGACGCCAAGTTCAAGACCTTCGGCTGCGGCTCGGCCATCGCCTCCAGCTCACTCGCCACCGAGTGGGTCAAAGGCAAGACCGTCGCCGAGGCCCTCACCATCTCCAACACCGACATCGTCAAGGAGCTTGCCCTCCCGCCGGTCAAGATCCATTGTTCCGTGCTGGCTGAGGACGCGATCCGCGCCGCCATCGGCGACTGGAAGACCAAGAACGGCGTAGCCGACGAGGCCGCCGTCGCCGTCGCCGCTCACTAA
- a CDS encoding type II toxin-antitoxin system HicB family antitoxin: MREYLVIFEPANDGGWGAYAPDLPGLGVVGDTREDAEQLIREGIALHIAGLREDGLPIPEPTTFAERISVAA, translated from the coding sequence ATGCGTGAGTATCTAGTCATCTTCGAACCAGCCAACGACGGCGGCTGGGGAGCCTACGCCCCCGACCTTCCCGGTCTAGGCGTCGTGGGAGACACCCGCGAAGATGCAGAACAGCTCATCCGCGAAGGCATCGCACTCCACATCGCTGGTCTCCGCGAAGACGGCCTCCCAATCCCCGAGCCCACCACCTTCGCCGAGCGCATCTCCGTAGCCGCCTAG
- the bla gene encoding subclass B3 metallo-beta-lactamase encodes MRRLLTLIALLTIAPLLRAENPADWTTQLPPFQIADNLYYVGSRDLASYLITTPAGDILINANLASSPPQIRASVEKLGFHWTDIKIFLNGQAHSDHVGGAAEVLRETHAQNYVMDGDVAAMESGGHKDFAFGHDITTPFTPAHVDHILHDNERIILGGFTLTAHKTAGHTRGCTTFTFLVHVPGEPASQLRHVVIVGGWAPLSHYRLIDAPNHPASYPGIDPDFRHTFVILHALPCDIFLGAHGVYFNLLPKLQRMKTEGPRIFIDPTGYQTAVNEAQHDYQLMYAKQKAALSHE; translated from the coding sequence ATGCGCCGCCTGCTCACCCTCATCGCTCTCCTCACCATCGCCCCTCTGCTCCGCGCCGAAAACCCCGCCGACTGGACCACCCAGCTCCCGCCCTTCCAGATCGCCGATAATCTCTACTACGTCGGCAGCCGCGACCTCGCCAGCTACCTCATCACCACCCCCGCCGGTGACATCCTCATCAACGCCAACCTAGCGTCCTCGCCGCCGCAGATCAGGGCCAGCGTCGAAAAGCTCGGCTTCCACTGGACTGACATCAAGATCTTCCTCAACGGCCAGGCCCACTCCGACCACGTCGGCGGCGCTGCCGAAGTCCTCCGCGAAACCCACGCCCAAAACTACGTCATGGACGGCGATGTCGCCGCCATGGAATCCGGCGGCCACAAGGACTTCGCCTTCGGTCACGACATCACCACCCCCTTCACCCCCGCGCACGTCGACCACATCCTCCACGACAACGAGCGCATCATCCTCGGCGGCTTCACACTCACCGCGCACAAAACAGCCGGCCACACCCGCGGCTGCACCACGTTCACCTTCCTCGTCCACGTCCCCGGTGAGCCCGCCTCGCAACTCCGCCATGTCGTCATCGTCGGCGGCTGGGCTCCACTTTCCCACTACCGTCTCATCGACGCCCCCAACCACCCCGCGTCCTACCCCGGCATCGACCCCGACTTCCGCCACACCTTCGTCATCCTCCACGCGCTGCCCTGCGACATCTTCCTCGGCGCCCACGGCGTCTACTTCAACCTGCTCCCAAAGCTCCAGCGCATGAAGACCGAAGGCCCCCGCATCTTCATCGACCCCACCGGCTACCAGACCGCCGTCAACGAAGCCCAGCACGACTACCAGCTCATGTACGCAAAGCAAAAGGCTGCGCTCTCCCACGAGTAG
- a CDS encoding iron-sulfur cluster assembly accessory protein: MSTVSISSTTSQAMSAPAPESNKDPLAGMTLLTAEGYEPRAKAGIEITKNALKRIRIAMAKEGISPDAGGLRLGITGGGCSGLSYNIRFDTQPRERDRTFLFGEGIETPNDPSGAKPVKLFVDPKSFLYLAGMVLDFEETLMRQGFNFINPNSTKSCGCGSSFSA, from the coding sequence ATGTCTACGGTCTCCATCTCGTCCACCACCTCGCAAGCGATGAGCGCCCCCGCGCCGGAGTCCAACAAGGACCCCCTGGCAGGTATGACGCTCCTCACCGCCGAGGGTTATGAGCCCCGCGCCAAGGCCGGCATCGAGATCACGAAAAACGCCCTCAAGCGCATCCGCATCGCCATGGCAAAAGAGGGCATCTCGCCCGACGCCGGAGGCCTGCGCCTCGGCATCACCGGCGGCGGCTGCAGCGGCCTCAGTTACAACATACGCTTCGACACCCAGCCCCGCGAGCGCGACCGCACCTTCCTCTTCGGCGAGGGCATCGAAACCCCCAACGACCCCTCCGGCGCCAAGCCCGTCAAGCTCTTCGTCGACCCGAAATCCTTCCTCTACCTCGCCGGCATGGTCCTCGACTTCGAAGAGACCCTCATGCGCCAGGGCTTCAACTTCATCAACCCCAACTCCACAAAGAGCTGCGGCTGCGGCTCCAGCTTCTCTGCCTGA
- a CDS encoding VWA domain-containing protein — protein MRSALFFAALAPLAIFTSAHAQTIGQNKDPNATQGYTLSVHSQLVVEAVTVKDKQGNSIDGLTANDFTLTEDGIPQKIRYCEHQTLPTTATPLPPSKPEDEDITIYRKLARTQLAAEPADSSHYKDRRLLALYFDMSAMPPGDQLRALEAAEKFIRTQMTPVDLVSILRYQGGSVDVLQDFSSDRNRLLSILQTMIVGEGQGNVDSVDDASSADTGAAFGQDDSEFNVFNTDRQLSALQTAATMLGALNEKKALIYFASGLRLNGVDNQAQLHATVDAAIRAGVSFWPIDARGLVASAPLGDATQGSPGNQGMYSGTAALANTSNFQQSQDTLFSLAGDTGGKALLDDNDLGHGILQAQHAITDYYLIEYYTTNTALDGRFRKIHVAVSHPADAKLDYRLGYYAGKEFAKFNTADKERQLEDALMLDDPITELTVAMEINYFQLNRAEYFVPIVVKIPGRELALAKKGGAERTLIDFVGEIKDIYGGNTVSNVRDNVNIKLSDETATELAHSPIEYDTGFTLLPGKYMIKFLARDDETGRIGTYQTTFTIPNLNKETTTVPTSSVVLSGQRVDLKDAVYEAMKGKDLAKATAANPLVVNGQKLIPSVTRVFSNGKELYIYLQGYEQAPGPMRPLVAYVTLFKDKAKVFESKPVAVTPAASGSVSPVPLAFQVALNALAPGEYQCQVSVLDPTTQKATFWQAPIRLTQPQPPPQP, from the coding sequence ATGCGATCTGCCCTCTTCTTCGCCGCTCTCGCACCGCTCGCCATCTTCACGTCCGCGCATGCCCAGACCATCGGCCAGAACAAAGACCCCAACGCAACGCAGGGCTACACGCTCTCCGTCCACTCGCAGCTCGTCGTCGAAGCCGTCACCGTCAAAGACAAGCAGGGCAACTCCATCGACGGCCTCACCGCCAACGACTTCACCCTCACCGAAGACGGCATCCCGCAAAAGATCCGCTACTGCGAGCACCAGACCCTGCCCACCACGGCCACGCCACTGCCACCCTCCAAGCCGGAGGACGAAGACATCACCATCTACCGCAAGCTCGCCCGCACCCAGCTCGCGGCCGAACCCGCCGACAGCTCGCACTACAAAGACCGCCGCCTGCTCGCTCTCTACTTCGACATGAGCGCCATGCCTCCCGGCGACCAGCTCCGCGCCCTCGAAGCCGCCGAGAAGTTCATCCGCACCCAGATGACCCCCGTCGACCTCGTCTCCATCCTCCGCTACCAGGGCGGCTCCGTCGACGTTCTGCAGGACTTCTCCAGCGACCGCAACCGCCTCCTCAGCATCCTGCAAACCATGATCGTCGGCGAAGGCCAGGGCAACGTCGACTCAGTCGACGACGCCAGCAGTGCCGACACCGGCGCCGCCTTCGGCCAGGACGACAGCGAGTTCAACGTCTTCAACACCGACCGCCAGCTCTCCGCGCTCCAGACCGCCGCCACCATGCTCGGCGCACTCAATGAGAAGAAGGCGCTCATCTACTTCGCCAGCGGCCTCCGTCTCAACGGTGTCGACAACCAGGCCCAGCTCCACGCCACCGTGGACGCCGCCATCCGCGCCGGCGTCTCCTTCTGGCCCATCGACGCGCGCGGCCTCGTCGCCAGCGCCCCGCTCGGCGACGCCACCCAGGGCTCGCCCGGCAACCAGGGCATGTACTCCGGCACCGCCGCCCTCGCCAATACCTCCAACTTCCAGCAATCGCAGGACACCCTCTTCTCCCTCGCCGGCGACACCGGCGGCAAGGCCCTGCTCGACGACAACGACCTCGGCCACGGCATCCTCCAGGCCCAGCACGCCATCACCGACTACTACCTCATCGAGTACTACACCACCAACACCGCCCTCGACGGCCGCTTCCGCAAGATCCACGTCGCCGTCTCACACCCCGCCGACGCCAAGCTCGACTACCGCCTCGGCTACTACGCTGGCAAAGAGTTCGCCAAGTTCAACACCGCCGACAAGGAGCGTCAGCTCGAAGACGCCCTCATGCTCGACGACCCCATCACCGAACTCACCGTCGCCATGGAGATCAACTACTTCCAGCTCAACCGCGCCGAGTACTTCGTACCCATCGTCGTCAAGATCCCCGGCCGCGAGCTCGCCCTCGCCAAAAAAGGCGGCGCCGAGCGCACCCTCATCGACTTCGTCGGCGAGATCAAGGACATCTACGGCGGCAACACCGTCAGCAACGTCCGCGACAACGTCAACATCAAGCTCTCTGACGAGACCGCAACCGAGCTCGCCCACAGCCCCATCGAGTACGACACCGGCTTCACGCTCCTCCCCGGCAAGTACATGATCAAGTTCCTCGCCCGCGACGACGAAACGGGCCGCATCGGCACTTACCAGACTACCTTCACCATCCCCAACCTCAACAAGGAGACCACCACCGTCCCCACCAGCTCCGTCGTCCTCAGCGGCCAGCGCGTCGATCTCAAGGACGCCGTCTACGAAGCCATGAAGGGCAAGGACCTCGCCAAGGCCACCGCCGCGAACCCGCTCGTCGTCAACGGCCAGAAGCTCATCCCCAGCGTCACCCGAGTCTTCAGCAACGGCAAAGAGCTCTACATCTACCTGCAAGGCTACGAGCAGGCGCCCGGCCCAATGCGTCCGCTCGTCGCCTACGTCACCCTCTTCAAGGACAAGGCAAAGGTCTTCGAATCCAAACCCGTCGCCGTCACTCCCGCAGCCTCAGGCAGCGTCTCACCTGTGCCGCTCGCCTTCCAGGTCGCACTCAACGCGCTCGCCCCCGGCGAGTACCAATGCCAGGTCTCCGTCCTCGACCCCACAACACAGAAGGCCACCTTCTGGCAGGCCCCCATCCGCCTCACTCAACCCCAACCCCCGCCGCAACCTTAG
- a CDS encoding type II toxin-antitoxin system HicA family toxin produces MKYREIIKLIEQDGWRLHSTVGSHQQYKHPVKPGRVTVAGKPGKDVPEGTRKSILRQAGLE; encoded by the coding sequence ATGAAGTATAGAGAAATCATCAAGCTCATCGAGCAGGACGGTTGGAGACTCCACAGCACAGTCGGCAGCCATCAGCAATACAAGCATCCGGTTAAGCCCGGTCGCGTTACGGTCGCAGGCAAGCCGGGAAAAGATGTACCCGAAGGTACTCGCAAGAGTATTCTGAGGCAAGCAGGTCTGGAGTAG